A region from the Patescibacteria group bacterium genome encodes:
- the dprA gene encoding DNA-processing protein DprA encodes MTNLTEERLYYLAWSWFYKVGPTKINQLTKKFGSLTKAWHGSTSAFNKLGWEEKLIADFLTYRQSTEPSALKAKLQQLNIDFCTPLDKAYPDLLKQICSPPTVIYYQGDITILSKRCLAIVGSRRPTAYGQRLTEELASAAARAGLTIVSGLAYGIDAIAHLACLKQNGSAAAVLAGGLDDIYPKINYHLAQKIIDCSGLLLSEYPPGTPSLKQHFPLRNRLIAGLSQAILITEAAANSGSLITARLGLDYNREIAAVPGSIYSALSQGCLELIKQGAKTICSTKDLLEIFNLVASDHQPTESLTLDEEKFLKDLPLQSLPLKQIMELTGQSASQVLANLSVLEIKGYIKSLDGENFSRLY; translated from the coding sequence ATGACTAATTTAACAGAAGAGCGCTTGTACTATCTGGCCTGGTCTTGGTTTTATAAAGTTGGACCAACTAAAATAAACCAGCTAACAAAAAAATTCGGCAGTTTAACCAAAGCCTGGCACGGCTCAACCAGCGCTTTTAATAAATTAGGCTGGGAAGAAAAATTAATAGCCGACTTTTTAACTTATCGCCAATCAACCGAACCTAGTGCCCTTAAAGCTAAATTGCAACAACTTAATATAGATTTTTGCACGCCGCTAGATAAAGCTTACCCCGACTTACTTAAACAAATTTGTTCCCCGCCGACTGTTATTTACTACCAAGGCGATATTACCATTTTAAGTAAACGTTGTTTGGCAATTGTTGGCAGCCGGCGCCCCACCGCTTACGGACAAAGATTAACCGAAGAATTAGCTTCAGCTGCGGCTCGAGCCGGTTTAACCATTGTTTCTGGTTTGGCTTATGGTATTGATGCCATTGCCCACTTAGCTTGTCTAAAACAAAACGGCTCAGCAGCTGCTGTACTGGCCGGTGGCTTGGATGATATTTATCCCAAAATCAATTATCACCTGGCCCAAAAAATAATAGACTGCAGTGGACTACTGCTTAGCGAATATCCACCGGGCACACCTTCGCTAAAACAACATTTCCCTTTGCGTAACCGTCTGATTGCCGGACTTAGCCAAGCCATTTTAATAACTGAAGCCGCGGCCAATTCTGGTTCTTTAATTACTGCTCGTTTGGGGCTGGATTACAATCGGGAAATCGCCGCCGTACCCGGTAGTATTTATTCTGCCTTATCCCAAGGCTGCTTGGAGCTTATTAAACAAGGTGCTAAAACTATTTGTTCAACCAAAGACCTTCTGGAAATTTTTAATTTGGTGGCCAGTGACCATCAACCAACCGAATCTCTAACTTTAGACGAAGAAAAATTTTTAAAAGATTTACCTTTGCAAAGTCTGCCTTTAAAACAAATTATGGAACTAACCGGCCAATCAGCCAGTCAAGTTTTAGCCAACTTATCCGTCTTGGAAATAAAAGGTTATATTAAATCCTTGGACGGCGAAAATTTCTCGCGTTTATACTAA
- the pth gene encoding aminoacyl-tRNA hydrolase, with product MSRPTPDNSLLLVGLGNPGSAYKLTRHNFGWLVLDALAKKQQATWLKQNKFSGELASFKLASQTIRLLKPLTFMNQSGLSVKLVTDYFKIKKNNIWLLHDDLDLPLGSIRLSYQASAAGHNGVQSIFKALDKIIDWRFRLGLGRSDQNIPTESFVLQKFSTTEQKIVKKTITLAVALLEQSLATSQPTSQTRTINK from the coding sequence ATGAGTCGTCCCACACCAGACAATTCGCTACTACTGGTCGGCCTAGGCAATCCCGGCTCAGCTTATAAATTAACTAGACATAATTTCGGGTGGTTAGTCTTGGACGCCTTAGCTAAAAAACAACAAGCTACCTGGCTTAAACAAAATAAATTTTCTGGAGAATTAGCCTCTTTTAAACTGGCTAGCCAAACCATTCGTCTACTTAAACCTCTAACGTTTATGAATCAATCTGGTTTAAGCGTTAAACTGGTAACAGATTATTTTAAAATCAAAAAAAATAATATCTGGTTATTACATGATGATTTAGACTTACCCTTAGGTAGTATTCGGTTATCCTATCAAGCCAGTGCCGCCGGACACAATGGCGTCCAAAGCATCTTTAAGGCTTTAGATAAAATAATTGATTGGCGGTTCCGTTTAGGTTTAGGCCGATCAGATCAAAATATACCTACTGAATCTTTTGTTTTACAAAAATTTTCAACAACCGAACAAAAAATAGTAAAAAAAACGATTACTCTAGCTGTGGCTCTTTTGGAACAAAGTTTGGCCACCAGCCAACCAACTTCACAAACTAGAACAATCAACAAATAA
- the der gene encoding ribosome biogenesis GTPase Der: MSRPVRPQVLLIGRTNVGKSTLLNRLSSQGQSLVSAEKDTTRDNNLGLANWRDKSFFIADSAGCSANFIKQTKDSPTHKLIKEVDVVVMVIDGQTGLSDLEINLAKWLYRLKKPVILAINKIDGQAWRNQAANIHLGFKEKIMVSAKTGVGLGDLLDLIYKHLKESHLPKASYCFTLIGKTNVGKSSLFNKLLRQERSLVLETPHTTRDRQTDWFNWQGKLLELRDTAGVRRQLQAAPHLEKQSVKQTKHSFTDSDGLLLVLDGNEPATWQDQRLAGEIKNSGLPIVVLLNKSDLIKDQEDRKLVSKNLSHYFPFISFSPLLWVSAHSHQGLKNVIPTLLQVRQNAERQLTETELKKFFAFLKKTEPTRNLTLKSFTQTSTVPPRFVLAVKTRERLPQALGNWVESKLRRLFDFTGTPIKVRLQGVRQTNT, from the coding sequence ATGTCTAGACCAGTCAGACCACAAGTATTATTAATCGGCCGAACTAATGTCGGTAAATCCACTTTATTGAATCGTCTATCTAGCCAAGGACAATCTCTGGTCTCAGCTGAAAAAGATACCACCCGAGACAATAATTTGGGTTTGGCTAATTGGCGAGATAAAAGTTTTTTTATTGCTGACAGCGCTGGCTGCTCAGCGAATTTTATCAAACAAACAAAGGATTCACCAACTCATAAACTAATTAAAGAAGTTGATGTGGTGGTAATGGTTATTGATGGACAAACTGGATTAAGTGACTTAGAAATAAACCTAGCCAAATGGCTTTATCGTTTAAAAAAACCAGTCATCCTGGCGATTAATAAAATAGATGGTCAGGCTTGGCGTAATCAAGCGGCCAATATTCATCTAGGTTTTAAAGAAAAAATAATGGTCTCAGCTAAAACCGGCGTCGGCCTGGGTGATTTATTGGATTTAATCTACAAACACTTAAAAGAAAGCCATCTGCCCAAAGCCAGTTATTGTTTTACTTTAATTGGTAAAACTAATGTCGGTAAATCCTCCTTATTTAATAAGCTTCTTAGACAAGAAAGAAGTTTAGTGTTGGAAACACCCCATACCACGCGAGATCGACAAACTGATTGGTTTAATTGGCAAGGCAAACTTTTAGAATTAAGAGATACTGCCGGTGTTAGGCGTCAGCTTCAAGCGGCTCCCCATTTAGAAAAACAAAGTGTCAAACAAACTAAACACAGCTTCACTGATAGTGATGGCTTACTGCTAGTTCTAGATGGAAACGAGCCAGCCACCTGGCAAGATCAAAGATTAGCTGGCGAAATAAAAAATAGCGGCTTACCGATTGTTGTACTATTAAATAAATCCGATTTAATCAAGGACCAAGAAGATAGAAAATTAGTAAGTAAAAACTTAAGTCACTATTTTCCCTTTATTTCCTTCAGTCCACTACTGTGGGTGTCGGCGCACAGCCACCAAGGACTAAAAAACGTCATTCCCACACTACTCCAAGTCAGACAAAACGCCGAAAGACAGTTGACCGAAACGGAATTAAAAAAGTTTTTTGCTTTTTTGAAAAAAACTGAACCAACTCGTAACTTAACTCTAAAAAGTTTCACCCAAACCAGTACGGTACCACCACGTTTTGTTTTAGCAGTAAAAACCAGAGAACGACTGCCTCAAGCTTTGGGCAACTGGGTGGAAAGTAAACTTAGGCGTCTGTTTGATTTTACTGGCACGCCTATTAAAGTTCGCTTGCAGGGTGTACGCCAAACTAATACTTAA
- the topA gene encoding type I DNA topoisomerase: MANNLVIVESPTKARTIGKFLDSSYQVVSSYGHIRDLPKSKLGIDLENNFSPDYIISPGAKKNVTALKSQIKKIDIVYLATDEDREGEAIAWHLAEVLALKPKQTKRIVFHEITQEAITAALQKPRQINDNLVKAQEARRLLDRLYGYSVSPILWRKIKPGLSAGRVQSVAVKLIVEREKLRLKFKSSQFWDIAADFMAKGGQFQAQLTEFNNQPVASGKDFNADTGQLKNKLAVWLKQTETEKLIQDLQNQTGTISQVDSKPFNENPWPPFTTSTLQQEANRKLRYSARRTMQLAQSLYEQGYITYMRTDSTLLSQQALTAARQWIKEQYGDKYLSPQVRQYQTTSKNAQEAHEAIRPAGSTFQPLTLVKQQVDEDAFKLYELIWKRTVASQMASSQGVRLTVKVTVSQAIFTAKGKTFSFDGYRRAYIEGSDDPETDLTELETVLPPLTKNESVKALAMQAKEHLTQPPNRLTEAALVKEMETRGIGRPSTYAAIIETILRREYVNKKGTALVPTFTAFAVTNLLDQYLSQFIDYNFTAQMEDKLDNIALGQGDHKDYLRDFYFGNNQTGLQPILEHVKDQIDPRLTSGVTIGQKDDQPIEVRIGRYGPFIRWQDKTVSLPIDITPDELTVDKALELLQTGGNGPKELGTHPDNGQTIYVKVGRFGPYVQLGETPTKTGDKAKDKLLPKPKMASLLKDMSPDTVTLEQALELLSLPKEIGLNPKNNEIIWAANGRFGPYIKCGIDTRSLNNGLTPLNVTLEQALELLAQDKKTSRRTAETLKELGQSEDGKTIKVMNGRYGPYVSDGKTNATLPKNESAETITLAKALELIQEKQGKPKKRRRSKKSE; encoded by the coding sequence GTGGCTAATAACTTAGTTATCGTTGAATCTCCTACCAAAGCCAGAACCATTGGCAAATTTTTAGATTCCTCTTACCAAGTGGTGTCGTCCTACGGGCATATTCGTGATTTACCTAAATCCAAATTGGGTATTGATTTGGAAAACAACTTCTCACCCGATTATATTATTTCACCAGGAGCCAAAAAAAATGTCACGGCCTTAAAAAGTCAAATCAAAAAAATCGATATAGTTTATTTGGCAACAGACGAAGACCGCGAAGGTGAAGCCATTGCCTGGCATTTAGCTGAAGTTTTGGCTTTAAAACCTAAGCAAACCAAAAGAATTGTTTTTCACGAAATCACTCAAGAAGCTATTACTGCCGCTTTACAAAAACCTCGGCAAATTAATGATAATTTAGTCAAAGCCCAAGAAGCTAGGCGTTTGCTGGACAGATTATATGGCTATAGTGTCTCGCCGATTCTGTGGCGCAAAATAAAACCCGGTTTATCAGCCGGCCGAGTGCAAAGTGTAGCGGTTAAACTTATTGTGGAACGAGAAAAATTACGCCTTAAATTTAAATCCAGTCAATTTTGGGATATTGCGGCTGACTTTATGGCTAAAGGCGGACAATTCCAAGCCCAACTAACCGAATTTAATAACCAACCAGTAGCCAGCGGCAAAGATTTTAACGCCGACACTGGACAACTTAAAAATAAGCTAGCTGTTTGGTTAAAACAAACTGAAACGGAAAAATTAATTCAAGATTTACAAAACCAAACCGGTACTATTAGCCAAGTCGACAGTAAACCGTTTAACGAAAACCCTTGGCCACCTTTTACCACCAGTACCTTACAACAAGAAGCAAACCGCAAATTAAGATACTCGGCCAGGCGCACCATGCAATTAGCCCAAAGTTTATATGAACAAGGTTACATTACCTACATGCGTACCGATTCCACCTTGCTGTCTCAACAAGCTTTAACCGCCGCCCGGCAATGGATTAAAGAACAATACGGCGATAAATATTTAAGCCCGCAAGTCAGACAATACCAAACCACTAGCAAAAACGCTCAAGAAGCTCACGAAGCCATTCGACCAGCTGGTTCAACTTTCCAACCTTTAACTCTAGTTAAACAACAAGTCGACGAAGACGCTTTTAAACTTTACGAACTAATTTGGAAAAGAACTGTGGCTTCGCAAATGGCTTCCAGTCAAGGTGTACGCTTAACCGTTAAAGTAACTGTTAGTCAGGCGATTTTTACAGCCAAAGGAAAAACTTTTAGTTTTGATGGCTACCGCCGAGCCTATATAGAAGGTTCCGATGACCCAGAAACCGATTTAACCGAACTGGAAACCGTTCTGCCACCCTTAACCAAAAACGAATCAGTTAAAGCCTTGGCCATGCAAGCCAAAGAACATCTTACCCAACCGCCCAACCGTTTAACTGAAGCGGCTTTGGTAAAAGAAATGGAAACTCGCGGTATTGGCCGACCATCTACTTACGCCGCCATTATTGAAACAATCCTGCGCCGTGAATATGTAAATAAAAAAGGCACAGCCTTAGTACCGACCTTTACCGCCTTTGCTGTTACTAATTTATTAGATCAATATTTAAGCCAATTTATTGATTACAATTTTACCGCGCAGATGGAAGATAAATTGGACAATATTGCTTTAGGTCAAGGCGACCATAAAGATTACTTACGCGACTTTTACTTTGGCAATAATCAAACCGGACTACAACCGATTTTAGAACATGTTAAAGATCAAATAGATCCCCGCTTAACCAGCGGCGTAACCATTGGCCAAAAAGACGACCAACCGATTGAAGTGCGCATTGGCCGTTATGGCCCCTTTATCCGCTGGCAAGATAAAACCGTTAGCCTGCCTATAGATATTACGCCCGACGAATTAACAGTGGACAAAGCCTTAGAATTATTACAAACCGGTGGCAACGGCCCTAAAGAATTAGGCACCCATCCTGATAACGGACAAACTATTTATGTTAAAGTGGGCAGGTTCGGCCCCTATGTTCAATTGGGCGAAACACCGACCAAAACTGGCGATAAAGCCAAAGACAAATTATTACCTAAACCCAAAATGGCTTCTTTGCTTAAAGATATGTCGCCGGACACGGTTACTTTAGAACAAGCTTTAGAATTATTAAGCTTACCCAAAGAAATCGGTCTTAATCCTAAAAATAACGAAATCATTTGGGCCGCCAACGGACGATTCGGTCCTTATATTAAATGCGGAATAGACACCAGAAGTTTAAACAATGGCTTAACACCTCTTAATGTTACTTTAGAACAAGCTTTAGAACTTTTGGCTCAAGATAAAAAAACCAGCCGTCGCACCGCCGAAACTCTTAAAGAACTAGGCCAGAGCGAAGACGGTAAAACCATTAAAGTAATGAACGGCCGCTACGGCCCTTATGTGTCAGATGGCAAAACCAATGCCACCCTGCCCAAAAACGAATCCGCTGAAACAATTACTTTAGCTAAGGCTTTGGAACTGATACAAGAAAAACAAGGCAAGCCTAAAAAAAGACGCCGTAGTAAGAAATCTGAATAA
- a CDS encoding ParB/RepB/Spo0J family partition protein — MAKPFKLGKGLNSLIPQKKSGSTNYWGNEATPQPPEVAASGGGGERVHYLNPKEIAANSRQPRQNFNAEDLADLVASVKTHGILQPLTVSQLPSGKYELIAGERRLRAAVTAGLKQVPAILRQVKDQERLELALVENIQRQNLNPLEEAVAYKQLQEEFSLTQEQIAQRVGKSRPQIANTLRLLDLPDSIKQALSEGKITFGHAKVIMSLDTPFEQEKFFRLITLEGLPVRLAEAKVHSLKANKTAVVPTTSVQLKAWQQQLQNILGTKVKISGSLNKGKIILEFYSSEDLMGLVEKIKKAGE, encoded by the coding sequence ATGGCCAAACCATTTAAATTGGGTAAGGGATTAAATTCCTTAATACCGCAAAAAAAATCCGGTAGTACGAATTATTGGGGTAACGAAGCTACCCCTCAACCGCCAGAGGTGGCTGCCAGCGGTGGCGGTGGGGAGCGGGTACATTATTTAAATCCTAAAGAGATTGCGGCTAATTCACGCCAGCCTAGGCAAAATTTTAATGCCGAGGATTTGGCTGATTTAGTAGCTTCGGTAAAGACTCACGGTATTTTGCAGCCTTTGACAGTTAGTCAGTTGCCGAGCGGTAAATACGAGCTAATTGCTGGGGAGCGGCGTTTACGCGCCGCTGTAACAGCCGGTTTAAAACAAGTGCCAGCCATTTTAAGGCAGGTTAAAGATCAGGAAAGATTGGAGTTGGCTTTGGTGGAAAATATTCAACGCCAGAATTTAAATCCTTTGGAAGAAGCCGTGGCTTATAAACAATTGCAAGAAGAGTTCAGTTTAACGCAGGAACAAATTGCCCAGCGAGTTGGTAAATCGCGTCCGCAAATTGCCAATACTTTGCGTTTGTTAGATTTACCCGATAGCATCAAGCAGGCTTTAAGTGAGGGTAAAATAACTTTTGGTCACGCTAAAGTAATAATGAGTTTGGACACGCCCTTTGAACAGGAAAAGTTTTTTAGGTTAATAACTTTGGAAGGTTTGCCGGTTCGTTTGGCCGAAGCTAAGGTTCATAGTTTAAAAGCTAACAAAACAGCGGTTGTACCAACCACCTCGGTTCAATTAAAAGCTTGGCAACAACAATTGCAAAATATTTTAGGCACCAAGGTAAAAATTAGCGGTAGTTTAAACAAGGGTAAAATAATTTTGGAATTTTATTCCAGTGAGGATTTAATGGGTTTGGTGGAAAAAATTAAGAAAGCAGGGGAATAA
- a CDS encoding DEAD/DEAH box helicase, which translates to MLKNNLPNNLSAQAYFIANLPPTALNNGVLWYLTNAKLQPVAQALLKFFIKLNQQPIKLFNWPENFIDWLATNQHPQANILTLPAEYLNLSLPNATSLSKGQIILKVGQIIKPLAVLNHLQSVGYQPGPLVDQGGWFVKKGGLLQITDQATSWLISWNNNTIENIQQFNLETESPLKQISAITLAPLRLTADPNCTIKNFLKPTSQLIAAPINLDWSRIKRLNCDPLQPSPSFTNLPRFGKQWDLFYSYLQNQLAQGQTIKIITAEPIDLKYHLQDYLNKVELIEAPADLINELTGFKDLIKQTIFLTDREIIGLSQRQKTTGLKSYEKISAGDYLVHIDHGIGRFEGLNEQTVDGLTREYFALSYADDDKLYVPIEHTDRLSRYLGNPHPKLQRLSSASWWQITKKVKAEAMALASELLQLYAQRQQSQTKAWQQFPEEEVLAASFPWPLTADQLKTWQDITADLEQNKPMDRLICGDVGFGKTELAVRASLKAILNGYQVALLAPTTILAQQHFDTFSQRLKKFPITLGLLTRAQGSATIKQIKQNLTNQKIDIAIGTHALLSNDVIFKKLGLLVIDEEQRFGVKQKDQLKKIRPDLHVISLSATPIPRTLNLALANIRDLSLINTPPSNRLSIKTLVQPESNQLIKQAITLEINRGGQVFYLVNRIKDLPAVQNKLKKLLPHLTLGVIHGQMSPKNVADTMHRFDQGQLSLLLATAMIEHGLDFPNVNTLLVEKADRFGLADLYQLRGRVGRSSTQAYAYFLIGPKPTSQATNRLNSLLEAESLGSGLSLALKDIELRGAGAILGKEQHGNVSAVGLHLYGQLLQQAVAEIKNNQPSPTIPEVMLRLPLEARLSPQLNLSQSARLNLYQKLAAVRQPNELLNEATTLLGRPLNNDQPDQLLKNLLTLLEIKLLAEQARLREVSCQSGSHFGQFILRWLEKPSPEINQRLKNFDPSWRQTETGWQAHHPLAAGAWLPWLKESLRQIKKSTWLN; encoded by the coding sequence ATGCTTAAAAATAACCTGCCTAACAACCTGTCGGCCCAGGCTTATTTTATCGCCAATCTCCCCCCCACCGCTCTTAATAACGGTGTTTTGTGGTACTTAACCAACGCCAAATTACAACCAGTCGCCCAAGCCTTATTAAAATTTTTTATCAAACTTAATCAACAGCCAATCAAACTATTTAATTGGCCAGAAAACTTTATTGATTGGCTGGCAACCAACCAACACCCACAAGCTAATATTTTAACTCTGCCAGCTGAATACCTAAACTTAAGTTTACCTAATGCTACTAGTTTATCTAAAGGCCAAATTATTCTGAAAGTAGGCCAAATTATAAAACCCCTAGCTGTCCTAAATCATTTGCAATCGGTCGGTTATCAACCTGGACCCTTAGTGGACCAAGGCGGTTGGTTTGTAAAAAAAGGCGGTCTGTTGCAGATAACTGATCAAGCAACTAGTTGGCTTATATCTTGGAACAACAATACCATCGAAAACATTCAACAATTTAATTTGGAAACCGAAAGCCCTCTTAAACAAATAAGCGCTATTACTCTAGCGCCCCTAAGACTGACTGCCGATCCTAACTGCACAATAAAAAACTTTCTTAAACCAACCAGCCAACTAATAGCGGCGCCAATAAATTTAGACTGGTCTAGAATTAAACGTCTTAACTGTGATCCCCTACAACCTTCTCCCAGCTTTACCAACTTGCCTCGTTTTGGCAAACAATGGGATTTATTTTACTCTTATTTGCAAAATCAATTGGCTCAAGGCCAAACTATAAAAATAATAACTGCCGAACCAATCGACCTAAAATACCACCTCCAAGACTATTTAAACAAAGTTGAATTAATCGAAGCACCAGCTGATTTAATAAATGAGCTAACTGGTTTTAAAGATTTGATTAAACAAACTATTTTTTTAACCGACCGAGAAATCATCGGCCTAAGTCAAAGACAAAAAACAACCGGCCTTAAATCTTATGAAAAAATTTCCGCTGGTGATTATCTCGTTCATATTGACCATGGCATTGGACGCTTTGAGGGATTAAATGAACAAACAGTTGACGGCCTAACCCGAGAATACTTTGCCTTAAGCTATGCCGATGATGATAAACTTTATGTACCCATTGAACATACCGACCGTTTATCGCGTTATTTGGGCAATCCCCACCCTAAACTACAACGTCTTAGTAGCGCCAGTTGGTGGCAAATAACCAAAAAAGTAAAAGCTGAAGCTATGGCTTTAGCTAGTGAACTTTTACAACTCTATGCCCAGCGCCAACAAAGTCAAACTAAAGCTTGGCAACAATTTCCCGAAGAAGAAGTACTAGCTGCTTCTTTCCCCTGGCCGCTGACCGCCGACCAATTAAAAACCTGGCAGGATATTACAGCTGATTTAGAACAAAATAAACCCATGGATCGGCTAATTTGTGGCGACGTTGGTTTTGGTAAAACTGAACTAGCTGTCCGAGCCAGTTTAAAAGCAATTCTGAACGGTTACCAAGTGGCCCTACTGGCCCCGACGACTATTCTAGCTCAACAACATTTTGACACTTTTAGTCAAAGGTTAAAAAAATTTCCTATAACTTTAGGCCTACTGACCAGAGCTCAAGGCTCAGCAACTATTAAACAGATTAAACAAAATTTAACCAATCAAAAAATTGACATTGCTATAGGTACGCACGCTTTATTATCCAATGATGTAATCTTTAAAAAATTAGGCTTATTAGTAATTGATGAAGAGCAACGATTCGGCGTTAAACAAAAAGACCAGCTTAAAAAAATCCGGCCCGACTTACATGTTATCTCCTTGTCCGCCACACCTATACCCAGAACTTTAAATTTAGCCTTAGCTAACATTCGAGATTTATCCCTTATTAATACTCCACCTAGCAACCGCTTATCCATAAAAACTTTGGTCCAACCTGAAAGTAACCAACTTATTAAACAAGCTATTACTTTAGAAATTAATCGTGGGGGACAAGTTTTTTATTTAGTCAACCGCATTAAGGATTTGCCAGCCGTCCAAAATAAATTAAAAAAACTACTACCTCATTTAACCCTAGGGGTCATCCACGGCCAAATGTCACCTAAAAATGTCGCTGACACCATGCACCGGTTTGACCAAGGACAATTAAGCTTACTCTTGGCCACAGCCATGATAGAACACGGATTGGATTTTCCTAACGTTAATACTTTACTGGTAGAAAAAGCTGACCGGTTTGGTTTGGCTGATTTATACCAATTGCGTGGTCGCGTTGGCCGCAGTTCCACCCAAGCCTATGCTTATTTTTTAATTGGCCCCAAACCAACCAGCCAGGCCACCAACCGGCTAAACAGTTTACTAGAAGCAGAAAGTTTAGGTAGTGGCTTAAGCTTGGCTTTAAAAGATATTGAATTGCGAGGCGCTGGTGCTATTTTAGGCAAAGAACAACATGGCAATGTATCGGCGGTTGGCCTGCATCTTTACGGCCAGCTTCTCCAACAAGCGGTGGCTGAAATAAAAAATAACCAACCTTCTCCCACTATACCCGAAGTTATGTTGCGTTTACCTTTGGAGGCCAGACTTAGCCCACAATTAAACCTAAGCCAAAGTGCCAGGCTAAACCTGTATCAAAAATTAGCCGCTGTTCGCCAACCAAACGAATTACTAAACGAAGCAACTACTTTATTAGGTCGACCTTTAAATAACGACCAACCAGATCAATTACTTAAAAATTTACTAACCCTGCTAGAAATAAAACTTTTAGCCGAACAAGCCAGACTGCGAGAAGTCTCTTGTCAAAGCGGTTCCCACTTTGGTCAATTTATTTTGCGTTGGTTAGAAAAACCCTCGCCAGAAATTAACCAACGATTAAAAAATTTCGACCCCAGCTGGCGCCAAACAGAAACTGGTTGGCAAGCTCATCATCCTTTAGCCGCCGGCGCTTGGCTTCCCTGGCTTAAAGAAAGTCTGCGACAAATTAAAAAATCAACCTGGCTTAACTAA
- a CDS encoding RelA/SpoT family protein, with the protein MTTFSDIKQLVLKNNPNADTTMLELAYDFAVKAHAGQKRLDGTDYIQHSLETAYTLAHMNLDLSTVIAGLLHDVPEDTPITLEEVAKEFGPEVGKLVKGITKLSKLKYRGLERYAENLRKMFVAMAEDVRVVLIKLADRLHNLSTLSALPPVKQQRIARETLEIYAPIANRLGIGELKGQLEDLAFKYVYPEEYAWVVKTSTSRMEDQISYSQDLIKEVIKLLEKNNIAYNSVHGRVKHHYSLYKKLLRKDMDISKVYDLVALRVIVPDVAACYQALGAVHSRWKPMTGRIKDYIAQPKPNGYRSLHTTVFCDQGRIVEFQIRDQQMHDNAEYGIAAHWKFKDSSKAQLSIPPEQLKWIKELLDWQKEITDNDQYLKALTIDIFQNRIFVFTPKGDVIDLPEEATPVDFAYHIHSDIGNHCSGARINEKIAPLETKLLSGDLVEIIVDKNRGGPSEDWLKFIKTNQAKNHIKSYYKKKRRNFLNIFSRTKE; encoded by the coding sequence ATGACTACTTTCTCAGATATTAAACAATTAGTCCTAAAAAACAATCCTAACGCCGATACCACTATGCTGGAATTGGCGTATGACTTCGCTGTTAAGGCCCATGCCGGCCAAAAAAGGTTAGATGGTACTGATTACATCCAACACTCCTTAGAAACAGCTTATACTTTAGCTCACATGAACCTGGATTTATCCACGGTTATTGCCGGCCTGCTACATGACGTGCCCGAAGATACACCCATAACTTTGGAAGAAGTTGCCAAAGAATTTGGTCCCGAAGTCGGTAAACTGGTTAAAGGTATTACTAAATTAAGCAAACTTAAATATCGTGGGTTGGAACGTTATGCGGAAAATTTAAGAAAAATGTTCGTAGCTATGGCCGAAGACGTGCGGGTGGTGCTTATTAAGCTGGCTGACCGACTGCATAATTTGTCCACTCTCTCGGCCCTGCCACCAGTAAAACAACAGCGTATTGCTCGGGAAACTTTAGAAATTTATGCTCCCATAGCCAATCGCTTGGGTATTGGTGAACTAAAAGGTCAATTAGAAGACTTAGCTTTTAAATATGTTTATCCAGAAGAATATGCCTGGGTGGTTAAAACCTCTACCAGTAGAATGGAAGACCAAATCTCCTACAGCCAAGATTTAATTAAAGAAGTTATTAAATTATTAGAAAAAAATAACATTGCCTATAATTCCGTACACGGCCGGGTTAAACATCACTACAGTTTATATAAAAAACTGCTGCGCAAAGACATGGATATTAGCAAAGTTTACGACCTAGTAGCCCTAAGAGTAATTGTGCCTGATGTAGCCGCTTGCTACCAAGCCTTAGGGGCTGTCCACAGCCGCTGGAAACCAATGACCGGTCGCATTAAAGATTATATTGCTCAACCCAAACCCAATGGTTACCGTTCTTTGCACACCACAGTATTTTGCGACCAAGGACGTATTGTAGAATTTCAAATTCGCGATCAACAAATGCACGATAATGCTGAATATGGTATTGCCGCCCACTGGAAATTCAAAGATTCCAGCAAGGCCCAATTAAGCATTCCGCCCGAACAATTAAAATGGATTAAAGAACTACTAGATTGGCAAAAAGAAATCACCGACAATGATCAATACTTAAAAGCTTTAACTATTGATATTTTTCAAAACCGTATTTTTGTTTTTACACCCAAAGGCGATGTTATAGATTTGCCCGAAGAAGCCACGCCAGTGGATTTTGCCTATCATATTCATTCCGATATTGGTAACCATTGCTCCGGTGCCCGAATCAACGAAAAAATTGCCCCTCTAGAAACTAAATTATTAAGTGGCGATTTGGTAGAAATAATTGTTGATAAAAATCGTGGTGGCCCCAGCGAAGATTGGCTAAAGTTTATAAAAACCAATCAGGCCAAAAATCATATTAAAAGTTATTATAAGAAAAAACGCCGCAACTTCCTAAATATTTTTTCCCGAACTAAAGAATAA